One genomic region from uncultured Subdoligranulum sp. encodes:
- a CDS encoding Crp/Fnr family transcriptional regulator yields the protein MEFSEYFPVWDKLTPDQQRMLADNAALRTVPKGTVVHNGSADCIGFLLVRTGQLRVYILSDEGREVTLYRQFPRDLCVMSASCMLRGLQYDVTVEAEKDTEFWQIPARAYKELMEASAPVANYTNEVMASHFSDVMWLIEQILWKSFDKRLAAFLLEESALEDSPTLKTTHETIGHHLGSPREVVTRMLRYFQDEGLVKLSRGSVTLVDTARLQALAGD from the coding sequence ATGGAATTTTCGGAATACTTTCCCGTATGGGATAAACTGACCCCCGACCAGCAGCGGATGCTGGCGGATAACGCCGCGCTGCGCACCGTACCCAAGGGCACGGTGGTGCACAACGGTTCGGCGGACTGCATCGGTTTTTTGCTGGTGCGCACCGGCCAGCTGCGGGTGTACATCCTGTCCGACGAGGGACGGGAGGTGACGCTTTACCGGCAGTTTCCCCGGGATCTCTGTGTGATGTCGGCTTCCTGCATGCTGCGGGGGCTGCAGTACGATGTGACGGTGGAGGCCGAGAAGGACACGGAATTCTGGCAGATTCCGGCCCGGGCCTACAAGGAACTGATGGAGGCGTCGGCGCCGGTGGCCAACTACACCAACGAGGTGATGGCCTCCCACTTTTCCGATGTGATGTGGCTCATCGAGCAGATCCTGTGGAAAAGTTTTGACAAGCGGCTGGCGGCCTTCCTGCTGGAGGAGAGCGCCCTGGAGGACAGCCCCACCCTGAAGACCACCCACGAGACCATCGGCCACCATCTGGGTTCCCCCCGGGAGGTGGTGACCCGGATGCTGCGGTATTTCCAGGACGAGGGCCTGGTGAAGCTGTCCCGGGGCAGCGTGACCCTGGTGGACACCGCCCGGCTGCAGGCGCTGGCGGGGGACTGA
- a CDS encoding sugar ABC transporter permease, whose amino-acid sequence MQNTSKLARDGAKWGLIMVAPTIIGLLVLNIWPFVQAIYMSFSKSLPFGMFEFEGIDNYVEMFQNAEFWKATWNTILFCILTVPVGIFLALIVAVLLNSKIRGRTTFRAIFFLPMVVAPAAVAMVWKWIFNTQYGIINSVLGANVGWLTDSRFVLFTCAVVQIWSNIGYDAVLLLAGLQNVSATLYEAADLDGASKVKQFFSITLPMVSPTLFVVMIMRLMSSLKVFDLIYMMVDDANPALNDAQSLMSLFYRQSFIAGDKGYASAIVVWTVLLIGVVTLIQFWGQKKWVNYEV is encoded by the coding sequence ATGCAAAATACGTCCAAGCTTGCCCGCGACGGTGCCAAGTGGGGCCTCATCATGGTGGCGCCCACCATCATCGGATTGCTGGTACTGAATATCTGGCCCTTTGTCCAGGCCATCTACATGAGCTTTTCCAAGTCGCTGCCCTTCGGCATGTTCGAGTTTGAGGGCATCGACAACTACGTGGAGATGTTCCAGAACGCCGAGTTCTGGAAGGCTACCTGGAACACCATCCTGTTCTGCATCCTGACGGTGCCGGTGGGTATCTTCCTGGCGCTCATCGTGGCCGTGCTGCTCAACAGCAAGATCCGCGGCCGCACCACCTTCCGCGCCATCTTCTTCCTGCCCATGGTCGTGGCCCCCGCCGCCGTTGCCATGGTCTGGAAGTGGATTTTTAACACACAATATGGTATTATTAATTCGGTACTGGGCGCCAATGTCGGTTGGCTGACCGACTCCCGCTTCGTACTTTTCACCTGCGCTGTGGTCCAGATCTGGTCCAACATCGGCTATGACGCCGTGCTGCTCCTGGCTGGCCTGCAGAATGTGTCGGCTACGCTGTACGAGGCTGCCGACCTGGACGGCGCGTCCAAGGTCAAGCAGTTCTTCTCCATCACGCTGCCGATGGTCTCGCCCACCCTGTTCGTGGTCATGATCATGCGTCTGATGTCCTCCCTGAAGGTCTTCGACCTGATCTACATGATGGTGGACGACGCCAACCCCGCCCTCAACGACGCACAGAGCCTGATGTCCCTGTTCTACCGCCAGAGCTTCATCGCCGGCGACAAGGGCTATGCGTCCGCCATCGTCGTCTGGACCGTTCTGCTGATCGGTGTGGTCACCCTCATCCAGTTCTGGGGCCAGAAAAAGTGGGTCAATTACGAGGTGTAA
- a CDS encoding AraC family transcriptional regulator yields MVRQKDVKTENKLKFHVFQDERFVDLTIYQYGWERTEPLHAYGPHKRNHYLFHYVIAGRGTLYANDQAYPIEAGHGFLIVPDQTTTYMADEKDPWEYTWIEIDGLRVSESLSLAGLSQARPVYTPQNREAGRALQDQMLYIVNHPEDSPVRQIGECFLFLDQLVQSSAARRAPSQRRLRDFYMKEALSFIEQNYQRDISIEDIAAFCGLNRSYFGKVFRDSMGESPQAFLLHYRMARAAQMLKETALPIGTISAMVGYANQLHFSRAFKAVYGMAPRSYRQTHFIREPGPAEKIGI; encoded by the coding sequence ATGGTCCGTCAGAAGGATGTAAAGACCGAAAACAAGCTCAAATTTCATGTGTTCCAGGACGAACGGTTTGTGGATCTGACCATCTACCAGTACGGGTGGGAGCGCACCGAGCCGCTGCATGCCTACGGCCCCCACAAGCGGAATCACTACCTGTTCCACTATGTGATCGCGGGGCGGGGAACGCTGTATGCCAACGACCAGGCCTACCCCATCGAGGCGGGGCACGGCTTCCTGATCGTGCCGGACCAGACCACCACCTACATGGCGGATGAGAAAGACCCCTGGGAGTATACCTGGATCGAGATCGACGGCCTGCGGGTGAGTGAAAGCCTGAGCCTGGCGGGGCTGAGCCAGGCCCGGCCGGTCTACACGCCCCAGAACCGGGAGGCGGGCCGGGCGCTGCAGGACCAGATGCTCTACATCGTCAACCATCCCGAGGACAGTCCCGTGCGGCAGATCGGGGAGTGCTTTTTGTTCCTCGACCAGCTGGTGCAGTCCTCGGCGGCCAGGCGGGCGCCCAGCCAGCGCCGTCTGCGGGACTTTTACATGAAGGAGGCGCTCTCCTTCATTGAACAGAATTACCAGCGGGATATCTCCATCGAGGACATCGCCGCCTTCTGCGGGCTGAACCGCAGCTATTTCGGCAAGGTGTTCCGGGATTCCATGGGGGAGAGCCCCCAGGCCTTCCTGCTGCACTACCGGATGGCCCGGGCGGCCCAGATGCTCAAGGAGACCGCCCTGCCCATCGGCACCATCAGCGCCATGGTGGGCTACGCCAACCAGCTGCACTTTTCCCGGGCGTTCAAGGCGGTGTACGGCATGGCGCCCCGCAGCTACCGCCAGACCCATTTTATTCGGGAACCCGGCCCGGCGGAGAAAATCGGCATTTGA
- the trxA gene encoding thioredoxin, with the protein MSVLHITKENFVNEVLNSDRPVLVDFWASWCGPCRMVSPLVDEIAAEHPEIKVGKINVDEQPELASQFQVMSIPTLMVVKNGQVTQRTVGARPKNQILALVQEG; encoded by the coding sequence ATGTCTGTGCTGCATATTACCAAAGAAAATTTCGTCAACGAAGTGCTGAACTCCGATCGCCCGGTGCTGGTGGACTTCTGGGCCAGCTGGTGCGGCCCCTGCCGCATGGTGAGCCCTCTGGTGGATGAGATCGCCGCCGAGCATCCCGAGATCAAGGTGGGCAAGATTAACGTGGATGAGCAGCCCGAGCTGGCCAGCCAGTTCCAGGTCATGAGCATCCCCACCCTGATGGTGGTGAAGAACGGCCAGGTCACCCAGCGCACCGTGGGCGCGCGGCCCAAGAACCAGATCCTGGCGCTGGTCCAGGAGGGCTGA
- a CDS encoding carbohydrate ABC transporter permease, with amino-acid sequence MNTSMKSSKRLTTTLTYVVLVLGSILMIFPFVWMLLTSFKTQAESMAIPPQILPAQWNFDNFVTALASLPFLNLYVNTGLLIVFRVVCAVLFSSMAGYAFAKLQFPCKNLLFSIVLIQMMLPSQIFITPQYLMLARMGLTNTIFALVFPGLVSAFGTFFLRQTYLGIPNEIAEAAYLDGCNKWQTFTKVMFPLTGSSCAALAIFTAVFAYSDLMWPLICNTDLNMMTLSAGLSTLNGQYTTNFPVLMAGSLLAMIPMVILYLLFQKQFIQGIAMTGGK; translated from the coding sequence ATGAATACCAGTATGAAAAGCAGCAAGCGGCTGACCACCACGCTGACCTATGTGGTTCTGGTGCTGGGCAGCATCCTCATGATCTTCCCCTTCGTGTGGATGCTCCTGACCAGCTTCAAGACCCAGGCCGAGTCGATGGCCATTCCGCCCCAGATCCTGCCCGCCCAGTGGAACTTCGACAACTTCGTCACCGCCCTGGCGAGCCTTCCCTTCCTGAACCTCTACGTCAACACCGGTCTGCTCATCGTCTTCCGGGTGGTCTGCGCCGTGCTGTTCAGCTCCATGGCCGGCTATGCCTTCGCCAAACTGCAGTTCCCCTGCAAGAACCTGCTGTTCAGCATCGTGCTGATCCAGATGATGCTGCCCAGCCAGATCTTCATCACCCCCCAGTACCTGATGCTCGCCCGCATGGGCCTGACCAACACCATCTTCGCGCTGGTCTTCCCCGGCCTGGTCTCCGCCTTCGGCACCTTCTTTTTGCGGCAGACCTACCTGGGCATCCCCAATGAAATCGCCGAGGCCGCCTATCTGGACGGCTGCAACAAGTGGCAGACCTTCACCAAGGTCATGTTCCCCCTCACCGGTTCCAGCTGCGCCGCCCTGGCCATCTTCACCGCGGTGTTCGCCTACTCCGACCTGATGTGGCCGCTGATCTGCAACACCGACCTGAACATGATGACCCTTTCCGCCGGCCTGTCCACCCTGAACGGCCAGTACACCACCAACTTCCCGGTCCTGATGGCCGGCAGCCTGCTGGCCATGATCCCCATGGTCATCCTGTATCTGCTGTTCCAGAAACAGTTCATCCAGGGCATCGCGATGACCGGCGGCAAATAA
- a CDS encoding sugar ABC transporter substrate-binding protein, producing MNIKRKLVAGLMATCLTAGLATGLTACGSDSADGTVNLTFQIWDVAQRDGMQAMCDAYTAQHPNVHIEVQVTSWDEYWTKLEAAAISNQMPDIFWMHTNEILKYADYGKLADCSDIVETEHFSDISLANASGSDGKLYAVPKDKDTVGLVYNKEMFDAAGVAYPDESWTWDDLCEASQKIYDATGKYGYMAYGDDQLGYWNFVYQAGGSILTEDKTRANFTDPATKMGMEFYINLQKNDWCPDQNYFAETAPGTAFFSEKGAMFFEGDWNILSELQNYPEMVGKWDVAVLPKCPNPMNGDGRATISNGLSYATSATNKHLDIVKDVLKFFGSEEGQRIQGESGAAIPAYEGLEETWVGVFDEYPIDVQSFIDMFDYCVQSVNNAARPEWKTPVSDTLLKIYTGQLDIDTGLQTMQEIVDEASAEYYPEEDA from the coding sequence ATGAACATCAAACGGAAGCTGGTTGCCGGGTTGATGGCCACCTGCCTGACTGCCGGATTAGCCACCGGACTGACCGCCTGCGGATCGGACAGTGCCGACGGCACGGTGAACCTGACATTCCAGATCTGGGACGTGGCGCAGCGCGACGGTATGCAGGCCATGTGCGATGCCTACACGGCGCAGCACCCCAACGTGCACATCGAAGTGCAGGTCACCAGCTGGGACGAGTACTGGACCAAGCTGGAGGCGGCCGCCATCTCCAACCAGATGCCGGACATCTTCTGGATGCACACCAACGAGATCCTGAAGTATGCCGACTACGGCAAGCTGGCGGACTGCTCCGACATTGTGGAAACCGAGCATTTTTCCGACATTTCGCTGGCCAACGCCAGCGGTTCGGACGGCAAGCTCTATGCCGTGCCGAAGGACAAGGACACCGTGGGCCTGGTGTACAACAAGGAGATGTTTGACGCCGCGGGCGTGGCCTACCCCGACGAGAGCTGGACCTGGGATGACCTGTGCGAGGCCTCCCAGAAGATCTACGACGCCACCGGCAAGTACGGCTACATGGCCTACGGCGACGACCAGCTGGGCTACTGGAACTTCGTGTACCAGGCGGGCGGCAGCATCCTGACCGAGGACAAGACCCGGGCCAACTTCACCGACCCCGCCACCAAGATGGGCATGGAGTTCTACATCAACCTGCAGAAGAACGACTGGTGCCCCGACCAGAACTACTTCGCCGAGACGGCTCCCGGCACGGCCTTCTTCTCCGAGAAGGGCGCCATGTTCTTTGAGGGCGACTGGAACATCCTCAGCGAGCTGCAGAACTACCCCGAGATGGTGGGCAAGTGGGATGTGGCCGTGCTGCCCAAGTGCCCCAATCCCATGAACGGCGACGGCCGGGCCACCATCTCCAACGGCCTGAGCTACGCCACCAGCGCCACCAACAAGCACCTGGACATCGTCAAGGACGTGCTGAAGTTCTTCGGCAGCGAGGAAGGCCAGCGCATCCAGGGCGAGAGCGGCGCCGCCATCCCCGCCTACGAAGGCCTGGAGGAAACCTGGGTGGGCGTCTTTGACGAATACCCCATCGACGTGCAGTCCTTCATCGACATGTTCGACTACTGCGTCCAGAGCGTCAACAACGCCGCCCGCCCCGAGTGGAAGACCCCGGTCAGCGACACGCTGCTGAAGATCTACACCGGCCAGCTGGACATCGACACCGGTCTGCAGACCATGCAGGAGATCGTGGATGAGGCCAGCGCCGAATACTACCCGGAGGAGGATGCGTAA
- a CDS encoding rhodanese-like domain-containing protein gives MGFLDFLRGPDMDGGVEQCRQTPGALLLDVRTPAEYAEGHIPGARNLPLQALDGIDAVAPARDTPLFLYCRSGARSGQAARLLQGSGYTRVTNIGGIISYHGPVER, from the coding sequence ATGGGATTCCTGGACTTCCTGCGCGGGCCGGACATGGACGGCGGTGTGGAGCAGTGCCGCCAGACCCCCGGCGCCCTGCTGCTGGATGTGCGCACCCCCGCCGAGTACGCCGAGGGCCACATTCCCGGCGCCCGGAACCTGCCCCTCCAGGCGCTGGACGGCATCGACGCCGTGGCCCCCGCCAGGGACACGCCCCTTTTCCTCTACTGCCGCAGCGGCGCCCGGTCGGGTCAGGCCGCCCGCCTGCTGCAGGGCAGCGGCTACACCCGGGTCACCAACATTGGCGGCATCATCAGCTACCACGGCCCGGTGGAACGATAA